The following proteins are encoded in a genomic region of Rattus rattus isolate New Zealand chromosome 2, Rrattus_CSIRO_v1, whole genome shotgun sequence:
- the LOC116893814 gene encoding steroid 17-alpha-hydroxylase/17,20 lyase, translated as MWELVGLLLLILAYFFWVKSKTPGAKLPRSLPSLPLVGSLPFLPRRGHMHVNFFKLQEKYGPIYSLRLGTTTTVMIGHYQLAREVLIKKGKEFSGRPQMVIQSLLSDQGKGVAFADAGSSWHLHRKLVFSTFSLFKDGQKLEKLICQEAKSLCDMMLAHDKESIDLSTPIFMSVTNIICGICFNISYEKKDPKLTTIKTFTEGIVDASSDRNLVDIFPWLTIFPNKDLEAIKGYTKIRNEVLTGIFEKCREKFDSQSISSLTDILIQAKMNSDNNNSSEGQDPDVFSDRHILATVGDIFGAGIETTSTVLRWILAFLVHNPEVKKKIQKEIDQYVGFSRTPTFNDRSHLLMLEATIREVLRIRPVAPMLIPHKANIDSSIGGFTIPKDTHVVVNLWALHHDENEWDQPDQFMPERFLDPTGSHLITPTPSYLPFGAGPRSCIGEALARHELFVFTALLLQRFDLDVSDDKQLPCLEGDPKVVFLIDPFKVKITVRQAWKDAQAEVST; from the exons ATGTGGGAACTTGTGGGTCTCTTGCTGCTCATCCTAGCCTATTTCTTTTGGGTCAAGTCAAAGACGCCCGGTGCCAAGCTCCCCAGGAGCCTTCCATCCCTGCCCCTGGTGGGCAGTCTGCCATTTCTCCCCAGACGTGGTCATATGCATGTCAACTTCTTCAAGCTACAGGAAAAGTATGGTCCCATCTATTCTCTTCGCCTGGGTACCACAACTACAGTGATGATCGGCCACTATCAGCTGGCCAGGGAGGTGCTCATCAAGAAGGGAAAAGAATTCTCTGGTCGTCCCCAGATG GTGATTCAAAGCCTCTTGTCGGACCAAGGGAAAGGCGTGGCCTTTGCAGATGCTGGTAGCTCCTGGCACCTGCACCGGAAGCTGGTGTTCAGCACCTTTTCCCTGTTCAAGGATGGCCAGAAACTGGAGAAGCTAA TCTGTCAGGAAGCCAAGTCACTGTGTGATATGATGCTGGCACACGACAAGGAGTCCATAGACCTGTCCACGCCTATCTTCATGTCAGTAACCAACATCATCTGTGGTATCTGCTTCAACATCTCTTATGAGAAAAAGGATCCAAAACTGACCACCATAAAGACCTTTACTGAGGGTATCGTGGATGCCTCGAGCGACAGAAATCTAGTGGACATATTCCCATGGTTGACG atTTTTCCCAACAAAGACTTGGAGGCGATAAAGGGTTATACCAAAATTCGAAATGAAGTACTGACTGGAATATTTGAAAAGTGCAGG GAGAAGTTCGACAGTCAGTCTATCTCCAGCCTGACGGACATTCTGATTCAAGCCAAGATGAAttcagacaacaacaacagcagtgaAGGCCAGGACCCAGATGTGTTTTCAGATAGGCACATCCTTGCCACGGTGGGAGACATCTTCGGGGCGGGCATAGAGACAACTTCCACTGTGCTCAGGTGGATCCTGGCTTTCCTGGTGCACAATCCCGAG GTGAAGAAGAAGATCCAAAAGGAGATTGACCAGTACGTAGGCTTCAGCCGAACACCGACTTTCAATGACCGGTCTCACCTCCTCATGCTGGAGGCCACTATCCGAGAAGTGCTGCGTATCAGGCCGGTAGCTCCCATGCTCATCCCCCACAAGGCTAACATTGACTCCAG CATTGGAGGGTTTACCATCCCCAAGGACACACATGTGGTCGTCAATCTCTGGGCACTGCATCACGATGAGAATGAATGGGACCAGCCAGATCAGTTCATGCCCG AACGCTTCTTAGATCCAACAGGAAGCCATCTCATTACACCCACGCCGAGTTACTTGCCCTTCGGAGCTGGTCCCCGATCCTGCATCGGAGAGGCTCTGGCCCGTCATGAGCTCTTTGTCTTCACGGCCTTGCTACTGCAGAGGTTTGACTTGGATGTGTCAGATGATAAACAACTGCCCTGCCTGGAGGGTGACCCCAAGGTGGTCTTTCTGATCGACCCTTTCAAAGTGAAGATCACGGTGCGTCAGGCATGGAAGGATGCACAGGCTGAGGTTAGCACCTAG